One Synechococcus sp. JA-2-3B'a(2-13) genomic window carries:
- a CDS encoding RNA-guided endonuclease InsQ/TnpB family protein gives MSQVLTISCKLKVFPSQAAKLDATMDVFVQALNWVNQNTPEKIVNAVKLQSLCYYEIRARFGLSSNLAQQVCRRVAGARKVARQRNRPVKEFKRRFVTYDARIFSFREKDWTVSLTTVKGRERFELAIGNYQRGMLAGSNPKSATLVKRKDGSYYIQICVEKNPPKQQDTDRVIGVDLGRTDIAHTSEGDNWNGQQLNRIRDHYSKLRAALQRKASKGTRSSRRRCRQLLQRLSGKERRFQAWVNHRISKAIVSRAKATNSALALEDLTGIRERVNQQPRSKTERRRANSWAFYQLRQFLEYKALRAGVALILVPPAYTSQTCHRCLHIHPDPAQSYRSGKKFKCGHCGWEGDADLNGANVIALLGAAVNQPGGPGLFCSLVGQSRLRATESPLRTA, from the coding sequence ATGAGCCAAGTCCTGACCATATCCTGTAAGCTCAAGGTGTTCCCGTCACAAGCCGCCAAATTGGACGCGACGATGGATGTCTTTGTGCAGGCATTGAACTGGGTCAACCAGAACACGCCGGAGAAGATCGTCAACGCGGTCAAACTGCAATCCCTTTGCTACTACGAGATTCGAGCCCGGTTCGGCTTGTCCAGTAACTTGGCTCAACAGGTGTGCAGACGGGTGGCGGGCGCTCGCAAAGTGGCGAGACAGCGCAACCGTCCAGTTAAAGAGTTCAAGCGTAGGTTCGTTACCTACGATGCACGTATCTTCTCATTTCGCGAGAAAGACTGGACGGTGTCGCTGACCACGGTGAAAGGGCGAGAGCGCTTTGAACTAGCCATTGGCAACTACCAGCGTGGGATGCTGGCTGGTTCCAACCCAAAATCTGCCACCCTGGTCAAGCGGAAAGACGGCTCCTACTACATCCAGATTTGCGTAGAGAAAAACCCGCCCAAGCAACAAGATACCGACAGGGTGATCGGGGTGGACTTGGGCAGGACGGATATCGCCCATACGTCAGAGGGGGACAACTGGAATGGACAGCAGTTGAACCGAATCCGAGACCACTACTCCAAGCTGAGGGCGGCACTCCAACGCAAAGCCAGTAAGGGCACCCGCAGTTCGCGGCGCAGATGCCGTCAACTGTTGCAACGGCTGTCTGGCAAGGAGAGACGCTTTCAGGCGTGGGTCAATCATCGCATCTCCAAAGCTATTGTCTCTAGGGCAAAGGCGACAAATAGCGCTCTTGCTCTGGAAGACTTGACAGGGATTCGGGAAAGGGTCAATCAACAGCCACGCAGCAAGACAGAGCGTAGGCGGGCAAATAGTTGGGCGTTTTATCAACTCCGTCAATTTTTGGAGTACAAGGCTCTGCGTGCGGGGGTTGCTCTGATTCTTGTTCCGCCTGCCTACACGTCGCAGACCTGCCACCGGTGTTTGCACATTCATCCCGACCCTGCGCAATCCTATCGCAGTGGAAAGAAGTTTAAGTGTGGACACTGTGGATGGGAAGGGGATGCGGATTTGAATGGTGCAAACGTAATTGCGCTCTTGGGGGCTGCCGTAAACCAGCCTGGAGGTCCG
- a CDS encoding TMEM165/GDT1 family protein produces the protein MWAGFLSSLLLVTVAEFGDKTFFTPLILAMRHPRRWVFLGTWLALAMMNLLAVGTGQVLFKLLPPLGVRVLSAGVFAVFGLRMLWQACRMPPQQALPEEEEALRQVMQAEAKGVGRGGVRAIVWEAFSLIALAEFGDKTQIATVSLAATHPGFSVWAGATLGHGLMVGLAVVGGRFLAAHISERAVHWVGGGLFLVFALLTGWELAG, from the coding sequence ATGTGGGCCGGTTTTTTATCGAGTTTGCTGCTGGTGACGGTAGCGGAATTTGGGGACAAAACCTTTTTTACCCCCTTGATTTTGGCGATGCGCCACCCACGCCGCTGGGTTTTTCTGGGGACATGGCTGGCTTTAGCGATGATGAACCTGCTAGCGGTAGGAACCGGGCAAGTGCTTTTTAAGCTACTGCCACCCTTGGGCGTGCGGGTGCTATCGGCTGGGGTTTTCGCCGTTTTTGGCTTGAGAATGCTCTGGCAAGCGTGCAGAATGCCACCTCAACAGGCATTACCAGAAGAAGAGGAAGCCCTCAGACAAGTGATGCAGGCAGAAGCAAAAGGAGTTGGCCGCGGGGGGGTTAGGGCCATCGTCTGGGAAGCCTTTAGTTTGATCGCCCTAGCCGAGTTCGGGGATAAAACCCAGATTGCTACCGTTTCCCTAGCCGCCACCCATCCGGGATTCAGTGTCTGGGCGGGGGCAACCCTGGGTCATGGTCTGATGGTGGGGCTGGCGGTGGTGGGAGGTCGTTTTTTAGCAGCTCACATCTCTGAACGCGCCGTGCATTGGGTGGGGGGCGGCTTATTTCTGGTGTTTGCGTTGCTGACCGGTTGGGAGTTGGCAGGATGA
- a CDS encoding YraN family protein, giving the protein MDPLPRRASLQNTGNVGEGWVRQYLCQQGWQILAQRWRCPWGELDLVAHKADVLIFVEVKTRSPGSWDRGGLLAVGIPKQRRLIRAAQAFLSQHPHLSELSCRFDVALIERRASREGVSYALVDYLPAAFEIC; this is encoded by the coding sequence ATGGATCCCTTGCCCAGAAGGGCTTCCCTCCAGAATACAGGCAACGTCGGCGAGGGCTGGGTGCGGCAATATCTCTGTCAGCAGGGCTGGCAGATCCTGGCCCAGCGGTGGCGCTGCCCTTGGGGCGAGCTGGATCTGGTTGCCCACAAAGCTGATGTGCTGATTTTCGTAGAGGTGAAAACCCGTAGCCCCGGTAGCTGGGATCGAGGCGGGCTTTTGGCGGTTGGGATCCCCAAGCAGCGACGCTTGATCCGGGCTGCCCAAGCCTTCTTGAGCCAGCATCCCCACCTCTCCGAGTTGTCCTGCCGTTTTGATGTTGCGCTGATAGAACGTCGGGCCTCCAGGGAAGGGGTAAGCTACGCTTTGGTTGACTACCTGCCAGCAGCTTTTGAGATTTGTTGA
- a CDS encoding NYN domain-containing protein: MQASSSTFLLVDGYNIIGAWPTLNQLARRSLMELARLRLVESLANYVAFRGYQATVVYDAYAQPTPARQERSPSGIEILYTSYGETADSCIERLCAQLQKDGCRVRVATSDRVQQLVIGGYNAEWVSAEQLWDEVQQAQQQIRHLQPKRLSSKRGIDAYLDAETLSRLNRWRLSGQDPMR, encoded by the coding sequence ATGCAAGCTTCCTCTTCCACCTTCCTCTTGGTTGATGGCTACAACATCATCGGAGCTTGGCCCACCCTGAACCAGTTGGCGCGTCGCTCCCTGATGGAATTGGCCCGTCTGCGCTTGGTGGAATCTTTGGCCAACTATGTGGCCTTCCGGGGCTACCAGGCGACCGTGGTGTACGATGCCTACGCCCAACCCACTCCAGCCCGGCAAGAGCGCTCCCCTTCGGGTATCGAGATCCTGTATACCTCCTATGGCGAGACCGCCGACAGTTGCATTGAACGGCTGTGTGCTCAGCTGCAGAAGGATGGGTGTCGGGTAAGGGTGGCTACCTCCGATCGTGTCCAGCAATTGGTGATCGGTGGCTACAACGCCGAATGGGTCTCGGCAGAACAACTGTGGGATGAAGTGCAGCAGGCCCAGCAGCAGATCCGGCACCTCCAGCCAAAACGGCTATCGAGCAAGCGGGGCATTGATGCCTACTTGGATGCAGAAACCCTCTCACGCCTAAACCGCTGGCGGCTGTCCGGCCAAGATCCCATGCGCTAA
- a CDS encoding class I SAM-dependent methyltransferase, producing the protein MELPQTGERWDPYLASVAARFNRELEIQLGQPAWQLPPDLEQLPFWQAQQRDHLQERLGIPFWQLRAPKKREACLDLGCGVSFLTYPWNDWQAYFYGHELSGEIVRFIRSRAPQLNSKLFKSMQQGSAHHLENYESEQFDLAIATGFLYYYPIEYFDAVWAELMRVLRPAAPVIIEVVNPDSVWAEQWGLIELFKGTEPIFTPLTEWERRIAALGGKIQKQASGELFTTYWIQRRP; encoded by the coding sequence ATGGAGTTACCACAAACTGGGGAACGCTGGGATCCCTACCTTGCCTCTGTGGCTGCTCGCTTTAATCGGGAGCTGGAAATTCAACTGGGTCAGCCAGCTTGGCAACTTCCCCCAGACCTGGAGCAACTGCCTTTTTGGCAAGCCCAGCAGCGGGATCACCTGCAAGAGCGCCTCGGGATCCCCTTTTGGCAACTGCGTGCCCCCAAAAAACGGGAAGCCTGTTTGGATTTGGGCTGTGGGGTAAGCTTCCTGACCTATCCCTGGAACGATTGGCAAGCCTACTTTTACGGCCATGAGCTGAGCGGTGAGATTGTGCGCTTTATTCGCTCGCGGGCACCCCAGCTTAACTCCAAGCTGTTCAAGTCAATGCAACAGGGATCCGCCCACCATTTGGAAAACTACGAGTCGGAGCAATTTGATCTGGCCATTGCCACCGGATTTTTGTACTACTACCCGATTGAGTACTTCGACGCGGTTTGGGCAGAGTTGATGCGAGTGTTGCGACCGGCTGCACCTGTGATTATTGAAGTGGTCAATCCCGACTCGGTGTGGGCGGAACAATGGGGCCTCATCGAGCTATTCAAAGGCACCGAACCGATTTTCACCCCCCTAACGGAGTGGGAGCGGCGCATCGCAGCCTTGGGGGGCAAAATTCAGAAACAGGCCAGTGGCGAACTGTTCACCACCTATTGGATTCAGCGCAGACCGTGA
- a CDS encoding nucleotidyltransferase family protein, which translates to MQAVILAGGKGTRLRPFTFLQPKPLLPLLDVPFLEWLIGRCRRAGLTDILLSVGYLGQQIEAALGDGAALGVKLRYIPEETPLDTAGALVLAQPYFTGDPLVVFNADILTDLDLQALMQCHVQSKAIATLTLARVEDITAYGLVEVGEGGQIQSFREKPTPAEALTLTTDTINAGTYVLDPAIFKDYPSGDPLSFERRVFPDLLRQGHRLQAYLHTGYWRDLGTPASYYHGQLDILLGRMTDFPLEDVQQQAPGIWVHKTAEIHPSAQLHAPCYIGAHTRLGSQAQIPAGTILGSHSWVNGSLQPGAYGPRVLVV; encoded by the coding sequence ATGCAAGCGGTGATCTTGGCGGGTGGGAAAGGAACTCGTTTACGGCCCTTTACCTTTTTGCAGCCTAAGCCTTTGTTGCCCCTCCTGGATGTGCCCTTTTTGGAGTGGCTGATCGGGCGCTGCCGCCGAGCCGGCCTGACGGATATTTTGCTCAGCGTGGGTTATCTGGGCCAACAAATTGAGGCTGCTCTGGGAGATGGCGCTGCTTTGGGGGTGAAGCTCCGCTACATTCCCGAAGAGACGCCTTTGGATACGGCAGGAGCCTTGGTGCTGGCTCAGCCCTATTTCACCGGGGATCCCTTGGTGGTCTTCAATGCCGACATCCTCACGGATCTGGATTTGCAGGCGTTGATGCAATGTCATGTGCAGAGCAAGGCCATTGCCACCCTCACCCTCGCCCGCGTGGAAGATATCACCGCCTATGGCCTGGTGGAAGTTGGGGAAGGGGGCCAGATCCAATCTTTTCGGGAAAAACCCACCCCTGCAGAAGCCCTCACCCTCACCACCGACACGATCAACGCCGGCACCTATGTCTTGGATCCAGCCATTTTTAAAGACTACCCCAGTGGGGATCCCCTCAGCTTCGAGCGGCGTGTCTTCCCCGATTTGCTCAGGCAAGGGCACCGGCTGCAAGCTTATCTCCACACAGGCTACTGGCGGGATCTGGGCACGCCGGCCAGCTACTACCACGGCCAACTGGACATTCTCCTGGGTCGAATGACGGATTTTCCCCTGGAAGATGTGCAGCAACAGGCGCCGGGGATATGGGTGCACAAAACGGCTGAGATCCATCCCAGCGCTCAACTGCACGCCCCCTGCTACATCGGCGCCCACACCCGTTTGGGATCCCAAGCTCAGATTCCGGCAGGCACCATCCTCGGCAGCCACAGCTGGGTAAATGGATCCCTGCAGCCGGGAGCCTACGGGCCGAGAGTCCTGGTAGTGTAG
- a CDS encoding ABC transporter substrate-binding protein, which translates to MSVSRRRSLQALCLTLAGCWALSAHQGSLLAQGSDLLAQVQERGVLRISTDSNYRPQSYRNPDGSWEGFDVDVAREIAKRLGVEAEFLDINFDVITAGSWNGRWDVNVGSMTVTAERQKALLFTIPYYYTPASFVVHQASTLTDIAALEGKRVGVGTATTYQAYLEGNLTLEGETIQVPAPRVDIRIYDTDSLALQDLALGDGTRLDAVLTALPTAENAIREGLPLKTLGDPVYYEALAVALDRSSPAPSESLQAKINEILESMHADGTLTALSKRYYGIDLTKKAE; encoded by the coding sequence ATGTCTGTTTCTCGACGCCGATCCCTACAAGCCCTTTGCTTGACCCTGGCCGGATGCTGGGCTTTAAGTGCACACCAGGGATCCCTGCTGGCCCAAGGTAGCGATTTGTTGGCTCAAGTTCAAGAGCGGGGGGTGCTCCGGATTTCCACCGACTCCAATTACCGGCCTCAGAGCTACCGCAACCCTGACGGCAGTTGGGAAGGATTTGACGTGGATGTGGCGCGCGAGATCGCCAAGCGCTTGGGGGTAGAGGCTGAGTTTCTGGATATCAACTTCGATGTCATCACCGCCGGATCTTGGAATGGCCGCTGGGATGTCAATGTCGGGTCGATGACCGTGACTGCCGAGCGCCAGAAAGCTCTGCTGTTTACCATTCCCTACTACTACACCCCCGCCAGCTTCGTGGTCCACCAAGCCTCGACCTTGACAGATATCGCCGCCTTGGAAGGAAAGCGAGTTGGGGTGGGCACCGCCACCACCTATCAAGCCTACCTGGAGGGCAACCTCACCCTGGAAGGAGAGACCATCCAAGTTCCGGCCCCGCGGGTGGACATTCGCATCTACGACACCGATAGCCTGGCTCTGCAGGATTTGGCACTGGGGGATGGCACCCGCCTGGATGCAGTCTTGACAGCTTTGCCGACGGCTGAAAACGCCATTCGGGAAGGACTGCCCCTGAAAACTCTGGGGGATCCGGTCTACTATGAAGCCTTGGCTGTGGCCTTGGATCGCTCCAGCCCTGCCCCTTCCGAGAGCTTGCAAGCCAAAATTAACGAAATTTTAGAATCCATGCACGCCGACGGCACGCTAACAGCCCTCTCGAAGCGGTATTACGGCATTGATCTGACGAAAAAAGCTGAGTGA
- a CDS encoding amino acid ABC transporter permease, producing MSKDSIPLEQPIYPPPRIRKGIPFPVAQGLWLVLWLLLLLFTFSGVQLELAGIPIRTLRLNGNFVREWWWFISQGVGTTFQLSLVSILCATTLAFLSALAGLSQIAPLSSLSALYVSLMRGTPLFLQFLFIYQALPQLGLVFGSFTSAVLALSLNYGAYMSEIFRAGIQAIPIGQREAAYALGLKPWQTLWCIILPQAFRIVLPDIGNQFIAMQKDTALASAIALQELMGRARQAGLPRQHFFEALVVAALWYWLLTLILSFFQGRLERYLAR from the coding sequence GTGAGCAAAGACTCTATCCCACTGGAGCAGCCCATTTACCCACCGCCCCGGATTCGAAAAGGGATCCCGTTCCCGGTGGCCCAGGGGTTGTGGTTGGTTTTGTGGCTGCTGTTGTTGCTGTTCACCTTCAGCGGGGTACAGTTGGAGTTGGCCGGGATCCCCATCCGTACCTTGCGTCTCAACGGCAACTTTGTGCGCGAGTGGTGGTGGTTCATCTCGCAAGGGGTGGGCACTACTTTTCAACTGTCCTTGGTCTCCATCCTCTGTGCCACCACCTTGGCCTTTTTGTCGGCACTGGCGGGCCTCTCCCAGATTGCCCCTCTGAGCAGCCTCTCCGCTCTGTATGTCTCGTTGATGCGGGGCACACCTCTATTTCTGCAGTTTTTGTTCATCTACCAGGCTTTGCCGCAACTGGGTCTGGTGTTCGGCTCGTTCACTTCGGCAGTGCTGGCCTTGAGCCTGAACTATGGCGCCTACATGAGCGAGATCTTCCGGGCCGGGATCCAAGCCATTCCCATTGGGCAGCGGGAAGCTGCCTATGCCCTGGGGCTTAAGCCCTGGCAAACCCTGTGGTGCATCATTTTGCCGCAAGCTTTCCGAATTGTCCTACCCGACATTGGCAACCAATTCATCGCCATGCAGAAAGACACTGCCCTGGCCAGCGCCATTGCTTTGCAGGAGTTGATGGGCCGGGCTCGACAGGCGGGTTTGCCGCGCCAACATTTTTTTGAGGCTTTGGTGGTGGCAGCGCTGTGGTACTGGCTGCTGACGTTAATCTTGTCATTTTTCCAGGGACGCTTGGAACGGTACCTGGCCCGCTAG
- a CDS encoding RNA-guided endonuclease InsQ/TnpB family protein produces MTQVLTVPCKLKVSQSQAAKLDATMDAFVQALNWVNQNTPEKVVNAVKLQSLCYYQIRARFGLSSNLAQQVCRRVAGARKVARQRNRPVKEFKRRFVTYDARIFSFREKDWTVSLATVDGRERFELAIGNYQRGMLAGSNPKSATLVQRKDGSYSIQICVEAEPPKQQNTDKVIGVDLGRRDIAHTSEGDNWNGQQLNKVRDHYCRLRASLQRKASKGTRSCRRRCRQLLQRLSGKERRFQAWVKHSIAKRIVKTAKSLSACIAIEDLSGIRGRTNRQPRSREERRRSNSWAFYQLRRFIEYKAVRAGVKVVAVPAAYTSQICHKCLRIHPDSAQSYRKGKQFKCGHCGWEGDADFNGAKVIALLGAAVNQPRGSGLFCSLVEQSRLRATESPLRTALAVGVG; encoded by the coding sequence ATGACCCAAGTCCTGACCGTCCCCTGCAAGCTCAAGGTGTCCCAGTCGCAAGCCGCAAAGTTGGATGCGACAATGGATGCCTTTGTGCAGGCGTTGAACTGGGTCAACCAAAACACACCAGAAAAAGTAGTCAACGCAGTCAAACTCCAGTCCCTTTGCTATTACCAGATTCGCGCTCGGTTTGGCTTGTCCAGTAATCTGGCCCAGCAGGTCTGCAGACGGGTGGCAGGCGCTCGCAAAGTGGCGAGACAGCGCAACCGTCCAGTTAAAGAGTTCAAGCGTAGGTTCGTTACCTACGATGCACGTATCTTCTCGTTTCGCGAGAAAGACTGGACAGTGTCGCTTGCCACGGTTGATGGAAGAGAACGCTTTGAGCTAGCCATTGGCAACTACCAGAGGGGAATGCTGGCTGGCTCTAACCCCAAATCGGCCACCCTAGTCCAGCGCAAAGACGGCTCCTACTCCATCCAGATTTGTGTCGAGGCAGAGCCCCCCAAGCAACAGAACACCGACAAGGTGATTGGTGTTGACCTGGGACGGCGAGACATTGCACATACCTCCGAAGGAGACAACTGGAATGGACAGCAGCTGAACAAAGTCCGAGATCACTACTGTCGGTTAAGAGCGTCTCTTCAGCGCAAGGCCAGTAAGGGCACCCGCAGTTGCAGGCGGCGATGCCGTCAACTGCTGCAACGGCTGTCTGGCAAAGAGAGACGCTTTCAAGCTTGGGTGAAGCACAGTATCGCTAAGCGCATCGTTAAAACAGCAAAATCTCTTTCTGCCTGCATTGCAATTGAGGACTTGAGCGGCATCCGGGGGCGTACCAACCGGCAGCCCCGCAGTCGTGAGGAGCGGCGGCGTAGCAATAGCTGGGCGTTCTACCAGCTGCGGCGGTTTATCGAATACAAGGCTGTGAGGGCGGGTGTCAAAGTGGTAGCTGTCCCTGCGGCCTATACCTCGCAGATCTGCCACAAGTGCCTGCGTATTCATCCCGACTCCGCTCAATCCTATCGCAAGGGTAAGCAGTTCAAATGCGGGCACTGCGGTTGGGAAGGGGATGCAGATTTTAACGGTGCGAAGGTGATTGCGCTTTTGGGGGCTGCCGTAAACCAGCCTAGAGGTTCGGGCCTGTTTTGTTCTCTGGTGGAGCAGAGCAGGCTCAGGGCTACTGAAAGCCCGCTCCGTACCGCTTTAGCGGTCGGAGTCGGGTAG
- a CDS encoding succinate dehydrogenase/fumarate reductase flavoprotein subunit, whose protein sequence is MLEHDIVIIGGGLAGCRAALEVMRRDPSLDLALVSKTHPIRSHSVAAQGGIAAALQNVDPQDSWEAHAFDTVKGSDYLADQDAVEILAREAPEVIIDLEHLGVLFSRLPDGRIAQRAFGGHSHPRTCYAADKTGQAILHELVSNLKRFGVKLYSEWYVLDLILEDNQVQGVVMLEQASGRLEVLRAKAVMLATGGYGRIYNSTSNDFASTGDGMAMVARAGLPLQDMEFVQFHPTGLYPVGVLISEAVRGEGAYLINGKGERFMAAYAPSQMELAPRDITSRAIVTEVRAGRGIDGKDFVYLDLRHLGAEKIHTRLPFCWEEAHRHLGIDAVVDPIPVRPTVHYCMGGIPVTVEGQVLRDAQTRVEGLFAAGETACVSVHGANRLGSNSLLECVVFGRRTGAAMVEAVRGRALPKVDEGSLLKQAASRIAGLLERSGKSRIDQVRRQFQDCMTEHCGVYRTESVLQEGIQKWQQIRQRYERDLHLDDRGKVWNTELIEALELDNLMTVGALILASALERRESRGSHAREDYPQRDDQRFLQHTLAAFREGSPQISYRPVVITRFPPQERKY, encoded by the coding sequence ATGCTGGAACACGACATTGTCATCATCGGGGGAGGGCTGGCCGGTTGCCGAGCGGCTTTGGAGGTTATGCGACGGGATCCCAGCCTCGACCTGGCCTTGGTGTCCAAAACCCATCCCATTCGCAGCCACTCGGTAGCAGCCCAAGGGGGCATTGCCGCCGCCTTACAAAATGTTGATCCGCAAGATTCCTGGGAGGCTCATGCCTTCGATACCGTCAAGGGATCCGATTACCTAGCGGATCAAGATGCGGTGGAGATTCTAGCCCGGGAAGCCCCTGAGGTGATCATCGACCTAGAACACTTGGGGGTCTTGTTCTCCCGCCTGCCGGATGGCCGCATTGCCCAGCGGGCCTTTGGGGGACACAGCCACCCGCGCACCTGCTATGCCGCCGACAAAACTGGGCAGGCCATTCTACACGAGTTGGTGAGCAACCTCAAGCGCTTTGGGGTCAAACTCTACAGCGAATGGTATGTGCTGGATCTGATCCTGGAGGACAACCAAGTCCAGGGCGTAGTGATGTTGGAGCAGGCCAGCGGACGGCTGGAAGTGCTGCGGGCCAAGGCGGTTATGTTGGCTACAGGCGGCTATGGGCGCATCTACAACTCCACGTCCAACGACTTTGCTTCCACCGGCGATGGCATGGCAATGGTGGCGCGGGCCGGCCTGCCTCTGCAGGATATGGAGTTTGTGCAGTTTCATCCCACGGGCCTGTATCCGGTGGGGGTGTTGATCTCAGAGGCAGTGCGCGGAGAGGGGGCCTATCTGATCAATGGGAAGGGGGAGCGCTTTATGGCCGCCTATGCCCCCAGCCAGATGGAATTGGCCCCACGGGACATCACCTCGCGGGCGATTGTTACGGAGGTGCGGGCCGGGCGCGGTATTGACGGCAAAGATTTTGTCTACTTAGACCTGCGGCATCTGGGGGCAGAAAAGATCCACACTCGGCTGCCCTTCTGTTGGGAGGAGGCCCATCGCCACTTGGGCATCGATGCGGTTGTCGATCCCATTCCAGTGCGACCGACGGTGCACTACTGCATGGGCGGGATCCCGGTGACGGTGGAGGGGCAGGTACTGCGGGATGCCCAAACCCGTGTGGAAGGGCTGTTCGCTGCCGGTGAAACGGCCTGTGTTTCGGTGCATGGGGCTAATCGGCTGGGCAGCAACTCTCTCCTGGAGTGCGTTGTTTTCGGGCGGCGCACAGGGGCAGCCATGGTAGAGGCCGTCAGAGGTCGAGCCTTGCCGAAAGTGGACGAGGGATCCCTACTCAAACAGGCCGCCAGCCGGATTGCCGGGCTCCTGGAACGATCAGGGAAGAGCCGCATTGATCAGGTGCGGCGGCAATTTCAAGATTGCATGACCGAGCATTGCGGCGTTTACCGCACCGAATCGGTTCTCCAAGAAGGGATCCAAAAATGGCAGCAGATCCGCCAGCGTTACGAGCGGGATTTGCATTTGGACGATCGGGGCAAGGTGTGGAACACCGAGCTGATCGAAGCGCTGGAGCTGGACAACCTCATGACGGTGGGGGCTTTGATCCTCGCCAGCGCCCTGGAACGGCGGGAAAGCCGTGGCTCCCACGCGCGGGAAGATTACCCCCAACGGGATGATCAACGGTTTTTACAACACACCTTGGCTGCCTTTCGCGAGGGATCCCCTCAGATCAGCTATCGCCCCGTGGTGATCACCCGGTTTCCCCCTCAGGAGCGAAAATACTAA
- a CDS encoding aspartate aminotransferase family protein, with protein MQETLEKAAVALQAELNLEPFWMPFTANRQFKANPRLLVAARDMYYTSHDGRQILDGTAGLWCVNAGHCRPPIVEAIQQQVAQLDYAPAFQMGHPKAFLLAEQLIQLTPAGLDHVFFTNSGSEAVDTALKMAIAYHRLRGQGSRQRLIGRERGYHGVGFGGISVGGISNNRKFFGSLIPGVDHLPHTHNLEQNAFSRGLPRWGSHLAEDLERIVALHDASTIAAVIVEPVAGSTGVLLPPVGYLEKLRAICDKYGILLIFDEVITGFGRLGSPFAANYFGVVPDLICCAKGLTNGTIPMGAVIVKQEIYSAFMEAAGSADDLHRPGDNSRTLSWSPIEFFHGYTYSGHPVASAAGLATLNLYREEGLFERAANLAPLWEEALHSLRGLPHVIDVRNLGLVGAIELEGIPGRPTARAFEAFLRCYERGVLIRTTGDTIALSPPLIIEEAHIEHLIATLKRVLQELP; from the coding sequence ATGCAAGAAACCCTGGAAAAAGCAGCCGTCGCCCTGCAAGCGGAGCTGAATCTGGAGCCTTTTTGGATGCCCTTTACGGCCAATCGGCAATTTAAAGCCAACCCGCGCCTGTTGGTTGCCGCCCGAGACATGTATTACACCAGCCACGATGGACGCCAAATCCTAGATGGGACTGCCGGGCTGTGGTGTGTGAATGCCGGCCACTGCCGCCCCCCAATTGTGGAAGCGATCCAACAGCAGGTGGCCCAACTGGACTACGCCCCAGCTTTTCAGATGGGCCATCCCAAAGCCTTTCTACTGGCGGAGCAGCTCATCCAGCTCACCCCTGCCGGACTGGATCACGTTTTTTTCACCAACTCTGGCTCTGAGGCGGTGGATACGGCCCTGAAAATGGCCATCGCCTACCATCGCTTACGCGGACAGGGATCCCGGCAGCGGCTGATTGGCCGAGAACGGGGCTACCACGGCGTTGGCTTTGGGGGCATCTCGGTCGGGGGCATCTCCAACAACCGCAAGTTTTTCGGCAGCCTCATTCCCGGAGTGGATCACCTACCCCACACCCACAACCTGGAGCAAAACGCCTTTAGCCGCGGCCTGCCTCGCTGGGGATCCCACTTGGCAGAAGACTTGGAGCGGATCGTCGCTCTCCACGATGCCAGCACGATTGCAGCGGTGATCGTAGAGCCGGTTGCCGGTTCAACGGGGGTGTTGCTGCCGCCGGTGGGCTATTTGGAAAAGCTGCGGGCCATTTGCGACAAATACGGCATTCTGCTCATCTTCGATGAGGTGATCACCGGCTTTGGGCGTCTGGGATCCCCTTTTGCGGCCAATTACTTTGGGGTGGTGCCGGATCTGATTTGCTGTGCCAAGGGCCTCACCAATGGCACCATCCCGATGGGCGCAGTGATCGTCAAGCAAGAGATCTACAGCGCCTTCATGGAGGCTGCTGGTTCCGCTGATGACCTGCACCGTCCAGGGGACAACAGCAGGACGCTGTCCTGGAGCCCCATCGAGTTTTTCCACGGCTACACCTACTCCGGCCACCCAGTTGCCAGTGCCGCCGGCTTGGCTACCCTGAACCTGTATCGAGAAGAAGGCTTGTTCGAGCGGGCTGCCAACCTCGCTCCCCTCTGGGAGGAGGCTCTCCATTCCCTACGGGGCTTGCCTCATGTCATCGATGTGCGCAACCTCGGCTTGGTGGGGGCAATTGAATTGGAAGGGATCCCTGGCCGACCGACAGCGCGGGCTTTTGAAGCGTTTTTGCGCTGCTACGAGCGGGGGGTATTGATTCGCACTACAGGTGATACCATTGCCCTTTCCCCGCCTTTGATCATCGAGGAAGCCCATATTGAACACCTGATCGCCACCCTGAAGCGAGTTCTTCAAGAGCTACCTTAG